Part of the Gemmatimonadales bacterium genome, CGGCGGGGCTAGCCCGGGCCGCGCCCGGTATATTGCGCCCCCGGTCCGCCGCACCTCACCCCGGGGAACGGAGGCGACGACGCCGATGACCAGTCCGCGCGTGGTGCGCGTGGCGGCCGTGCAGGCCAGCCCGGCCTGGCTCGACCGCGAACGGAGCCTGTCGCGCCTCGGCGAGTGGGCGCGCCGGGCGGCCAAGGACGGCGCCCAGATCATCGCCTTCGGCGAGACCTGGATCCCGGGCTACCCCGCGTGGGTGGACAGCTCGCCCGACGCGGCGCTGTGGGGACATGCCGGGGGCAGGGCGGTGTTCGCGCGGCTGGCCCAGAACGCGGTCGAGGTGCCGGGCCCCGCGTCCGAGGCGATCGGCAGCCTCGCGCGGGAGCTGGGGGTGACGCTGGTCGTCGGCGTGCACGAGCGCGCCGGCCGTACGATCTACAACGCGCTGCTCACGTTCGGCCCCGACGGTGCGCTCGCCAACCACCACAGGAAGCTGATGCCCACCTACGCCGAGCGGCTGGTCTGGGGACTGGGCGATGGCGCCGGCCTCAAGGCCGTCGCGACCGGCGCCGCCAGGGTCGGGGGCCTCGTCTGCTGGGAGCACTGGATGCCGCTCGCGCGGCAGGCGATGCACGACACGGGTGAGGAAGTGCACGTGGCCGCCTGGCCCGGCGTGCAGGAGATGCACCAGATCGCCTCACGTCACTATGCGTTCGAGGGCCGCTGTTTCGTCGTCGCCGTCGGGAGCATCCTCCGGGTGGCGGACTGGCCTCCGGAGCTGCCGCCCGCCGAGAAGTACGCCAGGGACCCGAGCGGCCTCGCCCTCAAGGGCGGAAGCGCGATCATCGCGCCCAACGGCCGGTACCTCGCCGGGCCCGTTTACGACGCCGAGGCGATCGTGGCGGCGGACTGCGACCTGGATGAAATCACCCGCGAAGCGATGACGCTCGACGTCAGCGGCCATTACAGCCGTCCAGACGTGCTGGAGCTCAAGGTGAACGGTGGGAGACAGCACGGATGAAGCGAGCAGCCGGGGGCCAGGAGCTCTGGGACAGGGGTTGAGGGCCGGGTGGGAACTCGGCGGCGGACCCTCTACTATTAATCACTATGAACCCACTCAACATTGTACGGCAGCCTGCTGCCGCGAGCCAGGCCCAGACCATGTACGACGAGCGCTTCGTCGCGCCGATGCGCGAGGAGCTGGTGCGCATCGGGTTCCAGGAGCTGCGGACACCCGAGGAGGTCGACGCTGAGCTGCAGCACCAGCAGGGCACGACCCTGGTGGTGGTGAACTCCATCTGC contains:
- a CDS encoding carbon-nitrogen hydrolase family protein codes for the protein MTSPRVVRVAAVQASPAWLDRERSLSRLGEWARRAAKDGAQIIAFGETWIPGYPAWVDSSPDAALWGHAGGRAVFARLAQNAVEVPGPASEAIGSLARELGVTLVVGVHERAGRTIYNALLTFGPDGALANHHRKLMPTYAERLVWGLGDGAGLKAVATGAARVGGLVCWEHWMPLARQAMHDTGEEVHVAAWPGVQEMHQIASRHYAFEGRCFVVAVGSILRVADWPPELPPAEKYARDPSGLALKGGSAIIAPNGRYLAGPVYDAEAIVAADCDLDEITREAMTLDVSGHYSRPDVLELKVNGGRQHG